A window of the Bacillus sp. A301a_S52 genome harbors these coding sequences:
- a CDS encoding DEAD/DEAH box helicase family protein has translation MSKKLSERDVCTKFITPSIINAGWDLHKQIREEVSFTAGRILVKGKKHVRKKSKRADYILYYKSNIPLAVIEAKDREHSVGSGMQQGLEYAEALDIPFVFSSNGKGFLFHDRTGQSKQMEIEIKLDQFPSPETLWQMYKQWKGIDDQAEQVITQEYYSDGSGKTPRYYQRISVNRTVEAIAKGQDRVLLVSATGTGKTFIAFQIIWRLWKSRTKKRILFLADRNILVDQTMANDFKHFGDKMTKIKNRKIDKSYEIYLALYQGVTGSDDWKNIYKEFSPDFFDLIVIDECHRGSAKEDSAWREILTYFNSATHVGLTATPKETKEVSNIDYFGKPIYTYSLKQGIDDGFLAPYRVIRYTLDRDVDGWRPEQGQRDRHGNVIDDRIYNVKDFDRNLVLEQRTVEVAKKVTDYIKKTDRYQKTIIFCVNINHAERMRQAIVNLNADLVAENHKYIMRITGDNDEGKAELDNFIDPSSKYPVIAVTSKLMTTGVDAQTCKLIVLDSNITSMTEFKQIIGRGTRVNEEYGKYSFTIMDFRNITNLFADKDFDGDPVQIYVPKNDEDIVPPDVDEEDPDQPTDTDPPFGGNDDDGGEPGEGRNEVRTYYVQNVKVQVINERVQYYADSGELITESLTDYTKKTVKEEFRTLDEFIQSWTAADKKDVIIEELMEQGVLLDELQEEVGKEYDPFDLICHVAFEQKPLTRKERALNVQKRDYFAKYGEKARAVLEALLEKYADEGIEHIESMEVLKLRPFDEHGSLMEIIKSFGGKKQYIQAIQELEQQIYMTA, from the coding sequence ATGAGTAAGAAGTTATCAGAACGTGACGTATGTACGAAATTCATTACCCCATCCATAATTAATGCAGGATGGGATTTACATAAACAAATAAGAGAAGAAGTATCTTTTACAGCAGGTCGTATCTTGGTAAAGGGAAAAAAGCACGTTCGTAAAAAAAGTAAGCGTGCAGATTACATCCTTTATTACAAATCTAACATTCCTTTGGCAGTCATAGAGGCAAAAGATAGGGAGCATTCCGTCGGCAGCGGAATGCAACAAGGGTTAGAATATGCCGAAGCATTGGATATTCCTTTTGTTTTCAGTAGTAACGGCAAAGGGTTTCTATTTCATGATCGTACTGGACAAAGTAAGCAAATGGAGATAGAAATAAAATTAGACCAATTTCCTTCTCCTGAAACACTCTGGCAAATGTATAAGCAGTGGAAAGGCATTGATGATCAAGCAGAACAAGTCATTACACAAGAGTATTACAGTGATGGTAGTGGGAAAACTCCAAGATACTATCAAAGAATTTCGGTGAATAGAACCGTTGAAGCCATTGCCAAAGGACAAGACAGAGTATTGCTTGTTTCCGCCACTGGTACAGGAAAAACATTCATAGCCTTCCAGATAATATGGCGATTATGGAAGTCAAGAACAAAGAAACGCATCCTTTTTTTGGCTGACCGAAATATTTTAGTCGATCAAACGATGGCAAATGATTTTAAGCACTTTGGCGATAAAATGACGAAAATAAAGAACCGTAAAATAGATAAGTCTTACGAAATTTACCTCGCTCTGTATCAGGGAGTAACAGGTTCTGATGACTGGAAGAACATTTATAAGGAATTCTCTCCTGATTTCTTTGACTTAATTGTGATAGACGAGTGTCATAGGGGGAGTGCGAAAGAAGATAGTGCATGGCGTGAGATCTTAACGTACTTTAATTCTGCTACTCATGTAGGATTAACAGCTACTCCGAAAGAAACAAAGGAAGTCTCCAATATCGATTATTTTGGTAAACCTATTTACACTTATAGTTTGAAACAAGGAATTGATGATGGTTTCCTTGCACCATATCGTGTCATTCGCTATACCCTTGATAGAGATGTTGATGGTTGGCGGCCCGAACAAGGACAACGAGATAGGCATGGGAATGTGATTGATGATCGTATATATAACGTAAAGGATTTTGACCGTAATCTCGTATTAGAACAGAGAACAGTTGAAGTAGCCAAAAAAGTAACTGACTATATTAAGAAAACAGACCGCTACCAAAAAACAATTATTTTCTGTGTCAATATCAATCATGCGGAGAGAATGAGACAAGCGATCGTAAATTTGAATGCTGACTTAGTGGCTGAAAACCATAAATATATCATGAGGATTACAGGTGATAACGACGAAGGTAAAGCCGAATTAGACAATTTTATTGATCCAAGTTCTAAATATCCTGTCATTGCGGTTACGTCAAAGTTAATGACTACTGGTGTAGACGCTCAAACATGTAAGCTCATTGTGCTTGATAGCAATATCACAAGCATGACTGAATTCAAACAGATAATTGGGCGTGGTACGAGGGTTAATGAAGAGTATGGTAAGTATTCGTTCACTATCATGGATTTTCGGAATATCACCAATTTATTTGCAGATAAAGACTTTGACGGTGATCCAGTACAAATCTATGTACCAAAAAATGATGAAGACATTGTACCGCCTGATGTCGATGAAGAAGATCCTGACCAACCAACTGACACTGACCCGCCATTTGGTGGAAACGATGATGATGGAGGTGAACCTGGCGAGGGCAGAAATGAAGTAAGGACATATTACGTTCAAAACGTAAAAGTACAAGTGATCAACGAAAGAGTCCAATATTACGCTGATAGTGGGGAGCTTATTACGGAATCCTTGACCGATTATACGAAAAAAACGGTAAAGGAAGAATTCCGAACGTTAGATGAATTTATACAATCTTGGACTGCGGCCGATAAAAAAGATGTCATTATTGAGGAATTAATGGAACAAGGTGTACTGTTAGATGAATTACAAGAAGAGGTAGGAAAAGAGTACGATCCTTTTGATCTAATATGCCATGTAGCCTTTGAACAGAAGCCCCTTACAAGAAAAGAACGTGCCTTGAACGTACAAAAGAGGGACTATTTTGCCAAATATGGTGAAAAAGCAAGGGCAGTGCTTGAAGCATTACTGGAAAAGTACGCTGATGAAGGAATTGAGCATATTGAGAGTATGGAAGTGTTAAAACTTCGACCATTCGATGAACATGGTTCTTTAATGGAAATCATTAAGTCTTTCGGTGGCAAAAAGCAATATATTCAAGCCATTCAAGAGTTAGAACAGCAAATTTATATGACAGCATAA
- a CDS encoding helix-turn-helix transcriptional regulator — protein MDSDVRKLFDKAKALIDSKRFGLILTRLFEEIEQSEEKEEEFFFGHTFSRSSYSRFEKAVKKKNLDDKEDFHKYLYSLIKERGISQAKLAMLSEINETNINKYIKGTRRPNDVETVFRIALSLQLSEKETELLLRKNSMGFKESEMDAVIIEAISQKVFDIHKIESVIRNLTKGKRSLYSEKERRELGDRDEDWDIDIVD, from the coding sequence TTGGATAGTGATGTAAGGAAATTATTTGATAAGGCAAAGGCACTTATTGACAGTAAAAGGTTTGGTTTAATTTTGACTCGACTATTTGAAGAGATTGAGCAAAGTGAAGAAAAAGAGGAAGAGTTCTTTTTTGGTCATACTTTTTCCAGAAGCAGTTATAGTCGATTTGAAAAAGCAGTAAAAAAGAAAAATTTAGACGATAAAGAAGACTTTCATAAGTATTTATATAGTTTGATAAAAGAGAGAGGTATTTCACAGGCGAAATTGGCTATGTTAAGTGAAATAAACGAAACAAATATTAACAAATATATAAAAGGGACAAGAAGACCAAATGATGTAGAGACTGTTTTTCGTATTGCGTTATCATTACAATTAAGTGAGAAAGAAACTGAGCTTCTACTGAGGAAAAATAGTATGGGTTTTAAAGAATCTGAAATGGATGCAGTTATTATTGAGGCAATTAGTCAAAAAGTTTTTGACATACATAAAATAGAATCTGTAATACGTAATCTAACCAAAGGTAAACGATCCCTATACTCAGAGAAAGAGAGAAGAGAACTTGGCGACAGAGATGAAGATTGGGACATTGATATTGTCGATTAA
- a CDS encoding recombinase family protein: MENKKKIAVGYIRVSTEEQTVNFSLEYQEEHIRSYCEEKDLELKHIYNEGYGSGTSVEEREEFLSMMAECLGENNEIEYVVVLADHRFARNHSDAVNLVERMIKNGTNLICIADRINTKNRSDYDYFKNKSIHSERHRDEILFNCMYGMRQRAKNGLYNGGRTTGYTTTSKGLIIDPDSSEVVKLIFEKYVEENWGYRKIAQYLNTNHYKTINNGEFDINAVKTILSNFMYIGYIRFEGKLFEGQHEAIIDIELWEKAQKSLKLRSYIPEKVHHGSYFLTGLLKCPQCNDSMVHHVSSCRKYRYYKCLNNKNGKSCKANSVRKSYAEEYILSHITSLVTSSHIQEILHHKVSQRISEDINDLSTKLKRLNKDLTKISKKIDKTYEIFYKSNDDIHLKQIDRLNKEAHILSEKINHSNEEYDQLMQTNSSHIVDNLLFNFKHHFLSLEDTDKRRFLKKTMKEIHVNDGKNISQRTIKEIIYNVDIENLSMLLQTV; the protein is encoded by the coding sequence ATGGAGAATAAGAAAAAAATTGCTGTTGGATATATTCGTGTAAGTACAGAGGAACAAACGGTAAATTTTTCACTGGAATACCAAGAAGAACACATTAGAAGCTACTGCGAAGAAAAGGATCTGGAATTAAAGCATATTTACAATGAAGGGTACGGATCAGGTACAAGTGTAGAAGAAAGAGAAGAGTTTCTATCTATGATGGCAGAATGTTTAGGAGAAAATAATGAGATAGAATACGTAGTTGTTTTAGCAGATCATAGATTTGCACGCAATCACTCGGATGCGGTTAATTTAGTAGAAAGAATGATAAAAAACGGGACAAACCTAATCTGTATAGCTGATAGGATTAACACAAAAAATAGGTCAGACTACGATTATTTTAAAAATAAATCTATTCATTCCGAACGTCATCGTGATGAAATCTTATTTAATTGCATGTATGGTATGCGTCAAAGAGCAAAAAATGGATTATACAATGGCGGAAGAACCACTGGCTATACAACAACTTCCAAAGGACTCATTATTGATCCCGATAGTTCAGAGGTGGTAAAACTAATTTTCGAAAAATATGTTGAAGAAAATTGGGGATATAGAAAAATAGCTCAATATCTTAATACAAATCATTACAAGACGATCAATAATGGTGAATTTGACATTAACGCAGTAAAAACCATACTCTCTAACTTCATGTATATTGGTTATATCCGATTTGAAGGCAAATTGTTTGAAGGTCAACATGAAGCTATTATTGATATAGAACTTTGGGAGAAAGCTCAAAAATCGTTAAAGTTAAGAAGCTATATTCCAGAAAAAGTCCACCATGGTTCATATTTTCTTACTGGACTTCTTAAATGTCCTCAATGCAATGATTCAATGGTTCACCACGTTAGTAGCTGTCGCAAATACCGCTACTACAAGTGTCTTAATAACAAAAACGGAAAAAGCTGTAAAGCAAATTCTGTCCGCAAATCCTATGCAGAAGAATATATCCTTTCTCATATTACTTCCCTTGTTACTTCCTCTCATATTCAAGAAATCCTACACCATAAAGTATCCCAAAGAATTTCCGAAGATATTAATGATTTATCTACCAAGTTGAAACGTTTGAATAAAGACCTGACAAAAATCAGTAAAAAGATCGATAAGACCTACGAGATTTTTTACAAATCAAATGACGATATTCATTTAAAACAAATTGATCGGCTTAACAAAGAAGCTCACATATTGTCCGAGAAAATCAATCATTCAAATGAAGAATATGATCAACTTATGCAAACCAATTCTTCACATATTGTTGATAACCTACTTTTTAACTTTAAACACCATTTCCTTTCACTTGAAGATACAGACAAAAGACGCTTCCTTAAAAAAACCATGAAAGAAATACACGTTAATGACGGAAAGAATATCAGCCAACGAACAATAAAGGAAATCATTTATAACGTTGACATTGAAAACTTATCCATGCTACTACAAACTGTATAG
- the rlmH gene encoding 23S rRNA (pseudouridine(1915)-N(3))-methyltransferase RlmH, which produces MNISIISVGKLKEKYLKQGISEYEKRLGAYANVQIIEVADEKAPDNMSDGDIRQVKNKEGERILAKIKQDTYVIALAIEGQSWSSEKLAKEMDKLATYGKSKIAFIIGGSVGLSDAVLQRADAQLSFSSMTFPHQLMRLILVEQIYRAFRINSGEPYHK; this is translated from the coding sequence GTGAACATTTCTATCATATCTGTGGGTAAATTAAAAGAAAAATACTTAAAGCAAGGCATTAGCGAATACGAAAAACGATTAGGGGCCTATGCTAACGTGCAAATCATCGAGGTAGCCGATGAAAAGGCACCTGATAATATGAGTGACGGTGACATTCGCCAAGTGAAAAATAAAGAAGGCGAACGGATACTAGCCAAAATCAAACAAGATACATACGTCATCGCCCTGGCCATTGAAGGTCAATCATGGTCCTCGGAAAAACTGGCAAAAGAAATGGACAAGCTCGCCACATACGGCAAAAGTAAAATCGCCTTCATAATCGGCGGCTCCGTCGGTCTAAGCGACGCTGTGCTCCAGCGGGCCGATGCCCAGCTTTCTTTCTCAAGCATGACCTTCCCACACCAGCTCATGCGCTTGATCCTCGTCGAGCAGATTTATCGTGCGTTTAGGATTAATAGTGGGGAACCGTATCATAAATAG
- a CDS encoding CxxH/CxxC protein, with translation MEIYCCEEHVNEGLEESLSDEGLPPKFERISMEKSSLQKCFICHSEAYYKITPMTS, from the coding sequence ATGGAGATTTACTGCTGTGAAGAGCACGTAAACGAAGGGTTAGAAGAATCCTTATCAGACGAGGGCTTACCGCCGAAATTTGAAAGGATTTCAATGGAAAAATCATCATTACAAAAATGCTTCATATGTCATAGTGAAGCATACTATAAAATCACGCCAATGACTTCATAA
- a CDS encoding trypsin-like peptidase domain-containing protein — translation MGYYDDHTSQPDDQKPTQKGKKRSGLYGFVGAVLGALIVVFSIPVLANNGVLPYEVTPKNVSSTDNDEAVSSGVDMEAVETLSLETTSEVIEAVDRVSDAVVGVVNMQQSSGLFDAEDSESEGTGSGVIYKVEGDYAFIVTNQHVINGASQGSSDIDVTLGDGSRVPAELVGEDLLTDLAVLTIDSEGIETVAEFGDSESLQSGEPAIAIGNPLTFEGTVTLGIISAVERSLPVDLTGNGQPDWNSEVLQTDAAINPGNSGGALLNIQGDVIGINSMKIAQSAVEGIGFAIPTAVAMPVIEDLEQYGEVQRPQMGIALRSLQEIPSFHWQDTLGLPEEVKGGVYVEAVEADTPAAEAGLEEGDVITALDDTDITDSHDLRSFLYKDVNIGDTITVTFYRDGEEQTVELTLDKQVF, via the coding sequence ATGGGATACTATGATGATCATACGTCACAACCAGACGATCAAAAACCTACTCAAAAAGGAAAGAAGCGTTCTGGACTTTATGGATTTGTCGGCGCAGTTTTAGGAGCATTGATTGTGGTGTTCTCCATCCCAGTACTTGCAAACAATGGCGTACTACCGTATGAAGTGACACCGAAAAATGTGTCATCTACTGATAATGATGAGGCTGTCTCTAGTGGGGTGGATATGGAAGCAGTAGAAACATTAAGCTTAGAGACCACCTCGGAAGTGATAGAAGCGGTAGATCGCGTGTCTGATGCTGTCGTAGGGGTAGTCAATATGCAGCAATCTTCTGGTTTGTTTGACGCAGAAGATAGTGAATCAGAAGGCACGGGATCAGGTGTCATTTATAAGGTCGAGGGTGACTATGCGTTTATTGTTACCAACCAACACGTTATTAACGGAGCAAGTCAGGGTTCAAGCGACATTGATGTGACACTAGGAGATGGTTCACGTGTACCAGCTGAGCTCGTCGGTGAAGATTTATTAACAGATTTAGCCGTCTTAACGATTGACTCTGAAGGCATCGAAACGGTTGCTGAGTTCGGTGATTCTGAAAGCCTTCAGTCAGGAGAACCTGCTATCGCTATCGGTAACCCTCTTACTTTTGAAGGAACTGTCACTCTCGGGATTATTAGTGCGGTAGAACGTAGCCTTCCAGTGGATTTAACGGGTAATGGACAACCTGATTGGAACTCGGAAGTGCTGCAAACGGATGCCGCTATTAATCCAGGGAACAGCGGTGGCGCCTTATTGAACATTCAAGGCGACGTGATCGGAATTAATTCGATGAAAATCGCCCAATCCGCAGTTGAAGGCATTGGCTTTGCTATACCAACAGCTGTGGCCATGCCAGTCATTGAAGACCTTGAACAATACGGTGAAGTTCAACGTCCACAGATGGGTATTGCCCTGAGATCACTTCAAGAGATTCCAAGCTTCCATTGGCAAGACACGCTTGGCTTACCTGAAGAAGTTAAGGGTGGTGTGTACGTAGAAGCGGTTGAAGCTGATACACCTGCCGCTGAAGCTGGTCTTGAAGAAGGGGACGTCATTACAGCGCTCGATGACACAGACATTACCGATTCACATGACTTACGAAGCTTCTTATATAAAGATGTGAACATTGGTGACACGATCACGGTGACTTTCTATCGTGACGGTGAAGAACAAACCGTTGAATTGACGTTAGATAAGCAAGTCTTTTAA
- a CDS encoding MBL fold metallo-hydrolase — translation MTLRFSVLASGSTGNAIYVETDKQRLLIDAGLSGKKIEQCFSQINLCPSKLDGILVSHEHSDHIKGVGILARRYNLPIYANEKTWKAMLPSIGAIPLEQKHHFATGTAKTFGDLDVESFGVSHDAADPMFFSFYYEGRQLTILTDTGYVSDQMIGMSKGANSLIFESNHDMDMLRMGKYPWNIKRRILGDEGHVSNVDAGIALTDIIKDSKADIYLAHLSLDNNMKELARMTVQQTLEESDIEVGRQVKLFDTDPYVPTALKVV, via the coding sequence ATGACGCTAAGATTTAGTGTACTTGCCAGCGGCAGTACTGGTAATGCGATCTACGTTGAAACAGACAAGCAGCGGTTGCTCATCGATGCAGGTTTGAGTGGGAAAAAAATTGAACAGTGTTTTAGCCAAATTAACCTTTGTCCTTCAAAGCTTGATGGTATTCTTGTCAGCCATGAGCATAGTGATCATATTAAAGGTGTTGGCATATTGGCTAGACGGTACAATTTGCCGATTTATGCCAATGAGAAAACGTGGAAAGCGATGCTACCGTCAATAGGCGCTATCCCACTGGAGCAAAAGCATCATTTTGCCACAGGGACAGCGAAAACGTTCGGTGATTTAGATGTTGAATCGTTTGGAGTCTCACACGATGCAGCCGATCCGATGTTTTTTTCTTTTTACTATGAAGGCCGTCAGTTAACAATCTTAACGGATACGGGCTATGTAAGCGATCAGATGATCGGTATGTCTAAGGGAGCTAACAGCCTGATTTTTGAATCAAATCATGACATGGATATGCTACGAATGGGAAAATATCCGTGGAACATAAAACGACGTATTTTAGGTGACGAAGGTCACGTCTCTAACGTTGATGCCGGTATTGCCCTTACAGATATTATTAAAGACTCGAAAGCGGATATTTATTTGGCACACTTGAGCCTTGATAATAATATGAAAGAGTTAGCCAGGATGACCGTCCAGCAGACGCTTGAAGAAAGTGACATCGAGGTTGGTCGGCAAGTGAAACTATTTGATACAGACCCTTATGTTCCTACCGCTTTAAAGGTTGTATAA
- a CDS encoding two-component system regulatory protein YycI, which produces MDWSKTKTIFIVTFLLLNAFLGYQLYDKMAHENLNVLISPALQERLEENDIEININNAEDILTAAPITGRLATFDEDYLRDYLQRQDISVVDETTVYSEMDRPYKMVDSNIPANVDAFLGQYVYLGEEYEFADYNEEENYIGLYQTYKDRKIDQYERGDYHIVLYLNDDFHVESYTQKYMEITEQENRQQDLLSPLKAVERLLNQQYLETNTVIEQAQLGYYSLIQPDDSFQVFVPVWRIQANEDYFYVDALNGEIQSIN; this is translated from the coding sequence ATGGATTGGAGTAAAACGAAAACGATTTTTATCGTTACTTTCCTTTTACTGAATGCTTTTCTTGGCTACCAATTATACGATAAAATGGCACACGAGAATCTAAACGTATTAATCAGTCCAGCACTACAAGAACGATTGGAAGAAAATGATATTGAGATTAACATTAATAATGCAGAAGATATTTTAACTGCCGCTCCTATTACAGGCCGGTTGGCTACGTTTGATGAAGACTATTTACGAGACTATCTTCAACGGCAAGATATTTCAGTGGTAGATGAAACGACGGTTTATTCAGAAATGGATCGACCTTATAAAATGGTAGACTCCAATATACCAGCTAACGTCGATGCTTTTTTAGGGCAGTATGTTTATTTAGGTGAGGAGTATGAGTTCGCCGACTACAATGAAGAAGAAAATTATATCGGGCTTTACCAAACCTACAAAGATCGTAAAATCGATCAGTATGAGAGAGGCGATTACCATATTGTTCTGTATTTAAATGATGACTTCCATGTAGAGTCTTATACTCAAAAATATATGGAGATTACCGAACAAGAGAATAGACAGCAGGATTTACTCTCACCTTTAAAAGCAGTGGAACGACTGTTAAATCAACAATATCTTGAAACGAATACTGTGATTGAACAAGCACAATTAGGGTATTATAGTTTAATTCAGCCAGATGACAGCTTTCAAGTATTCGTACCCGTGTGGCGTATCCAAGCGAACGAGGACTATTTTTATGTTGATGCGTTAAATGGAGAAATTCAATCGATCAACTAA
- the walK gene encoding cell wall metabolism sensor histidine kinase WalK: protein MDKIRFYKSIHLKIVIIYVLLILIAMQVISVYFTQQLEDYFESNFNEQLTERVELVAYNVQQEMLRDEDEEESSLNTRIDRLIREFSMDNTNVQVVDHNSVVIAANLDNAIYTGQRTTDHRVKRALVGFRAEPDVMRDSETGERMQVLALPVETEDQQILGAIYIEASMEEIYYQMQQINQILFTGTGLAMILTAALGIFLSRTITHPITDMRKQAKAMGEGVFSRKVKVYGDDEIGQLAVTFNELSGKLKMANATTEGERRKLSSVLTHMTDGVVATNKKGEIMLLNRRAEELLNKSQEDTMGSDIITILKLDHFMKLKDLYNMTDPILLDFDDQEEETIVEAHFSVIENDEGEENGLIAVLHDVTEQELIEQERKEFVANVSHELRTPLTSMKSYLEALADGAIEDPEVAPHFVQVTSTETERMIRLVNDLLQLSKMDSKDYQMNLASLNVTTFINQVIDRFDMSTKNQNIQFKRKLPDKSISVSGDRDKLTQLLDNILSNAIKYSPEGGTITCSLKPEKERVVISVKDEGVGIPKENVGHVFDRFYRVDKARSRNLGGTGLGLAIAKEIAVAHGGNIWVSSEWGKGTTFSFSLPYEEDVVNDYD, encoded by the coding sequence ATGGATAAAATTCGCTTTTACAAATCAATACACCTTAAAATCGTTATCATTTATGTGTTATTGATTCTGATTGCGATGCAAGTTATTAGCGTGTATTTCACCCAACAGCTCGAAGACTACTTTGAGAGTAACTTTAATGAGCAGTTAACTGAACGAGTTGAACTTGTTGCCTATAATGTGCAACAGGAAATGCTGAGAGATGAAGATGAAGAGGAGTCGTCTTTAAATACACGAATTGATCGGCTCATTCGTGAATTTTCAATGGACAATACAAATGTTCAAGTTGTGGATCACAACAGTGTGGTGATCGCTGCTAATTTGGATAATGCGATCTATACAGGCCAGAGGACGACTGACCATCGTGTGAAACGAGCCCTCGTAGGTTTTCGGGCGGAACCGGATGTCATGCGAGACTCTGAAACGGGCGAACGTATGCAAGTATTAGCCTTGCCTGTGGAAACAGAGGACCAGCAAATTCTCGGAGCTATATATATTGAAGCGTCCATGGAAGAAATTTATTATCAAATGCAGCAAATAAATCAGATTCTCTTTACAGGTACGGGATTAGCGATGATTCTAACAGCTGCCCTAGGGATTTTCCTTTCACGTACCATTACTCATCCTATAACCGATATGAGAAAACAGGCGAAGGCCATGGGGGAAGGCGTTTTCTCCAGAAAGGTTAAGGTGTATGGTGACGATGAAATCGGACAGCTGGCTGTTACCTTCAATGAATTAAGCGGAAAATTAAAAATGGCTAATGCTACGACGGAGGGGGAGAGACGGAAGCTTTCGTCTGTTTTAACCCATATGACCGATGGTGTTGTGGCGACGAATAAAAAAGGCGAGATTATGCTGCTTAACCGAAGAGCAGAAGAATTATTGAATAAAAGCCAAGAAGACACGATGGGGTCAGATATTATTACGATTTTAAAACTGGACCATTTTATGAAGCTGAAAGACTTATATAACATGACAGATCCTATTCTATTAGACTTCGATGATCAAGAGGAGGAGACGATTGTCGAGGCGCATTTTTCAGTCATTGAAAATGATGAAGGGGAAGAGAATGGTTTAATTGCCGTCCTTCATGATGTGACAGAGCAGGAACTCATTGAGCAAGAACGAAAAGAGTTTGTAGCCAATGTTTCTCATGAGCTTAGAACACCACTTACTTCTATGAAAAGTTATCTAGAAGCTCTTGCCGACGGTGCAATTGAAGATCCTGAGGTTGCTCCTCATTTCGTACAAGTCACCTCGACTGAAACAGAGCGAATGATCCGCCTTGTGAATGATCTTTTACAGCTATCGAAAATGGACAGTAAAGATTATCAAATGAATTTAGCCAGTCTAAATGTCACGACCTTTATCAATCAAGTTATTGATAGATTTGATATGTCTACGAAAAATCAAAATATCCAATTTAAAAGGAAACTTCCGGATAAAAGTATCTCAGTAAGTGGAGATCGGGACAAATTAACGCAGCTTCTCGATAATATTTTGTCCAATGCGATAAAATATTCTCCAGAAGGTGGCACAATTACTTGTTCTTTAAAGCCTGAGAAAGAGAGAGTCGTCATCAGTGTAAAAGATGAAGGTGTTGGTATTCCTAAAGAGAATGTGGGACATGTTTTCGATCGCTTTTACCGTGTGGATAAAGCCCGCTCTCGTAATTTAGGTGGTACTGGATTAGGTCTGGCGATTGCGAAGGAAATAGCTGTTGCCCATGGGGGGAACATTTGGGTAAGTAGTGAATGGGGGAAAGGAACAACATTCTCATTCAGTTTACCGTATGAGGAAGATGTGGTGAATGATTATGATTGA
- a CDS encoding response regulator transcription factor yields the protein MDKYKILVVDDEKPIADILKFGLEKDGFDVVCVYDGNEAIEKTKEYVPDLILLDIMLPYKDGMEVCREVRKTFDMPIIMLTAKDSEIDKVLGLELGADDYVTKPFSTRELVARVKANLRRRNQSNQDAENENKNIEIGPLVIQPDAYLVTKRGEAIELTHREFELIHYLARHMGQVMTREHLLQAVWGYDYFGDVRTVDVTVRRLREKVEDNPSNPLWIVTRRGVGYYLRQSEQES from the coding sequence ATGGACAAATATAAAATACTAGTTGTGGATGATGAGAAACCAATTGCAGATATATTGAAATTTGGCTTAGAGAAAGATGGGTTTGACGTTGTATGTGTGTATGATGGGAATGAAGCGATCGAGAAGACAAAGGAGTATGTTCCTGATCTTATCTTATTAGATATTATGTTGCCTTATAAAGATGGCATGGAGGTATGTCGAGAAGTGAGGAAGACCTTCGATATGCCAATAATCATGCTGACAGCGAAGGATTCTGAGATAGATAAGGTACTCGGTCTTGAGTTAGGTGCTGACGATTACGTGACAAAGCCGTTTAGTACAAGGGAGCTTGTAGCTAGGGTTAAAGCGAATTTGCGAAGAAGAAACCAAAGTAATCAAGACGCAGAGAATGAAAATAAAAATATTGAAATCGGACCGTTAGTCATTCAACCAGACGCTTACCTTGTAACGAAAAGAGGAGAAGCGATTGAGTTAACTCATCGTGAGTTTGAGCTTATTCATTATTTAGCCCGCCATATGGGGCAAGTGATGACACGGGAACATTTACTGCAAGCCGTTTGGGGATACGATTATTTCGGCGATGTACGCACAGTAGATGTGACGGTTCGTCGTTTAAGAGAAAAAGTGGAGGATAACCCGAGTAATCCATTGTGGATTGTGACACGTCGGGGAGTAGGGTATTACCTACGACAGTCTGAGCAGGAGAGTTAA